CATGTTTTACAGGTATCAGAGGTATTAATTCCCAAAGGATATAATCAAGGGATATATTTTTTTATAGGACTCCTTAATTTGGTTTCGGTTCGAGatcttattttttattttggttTCTGATCCAAAATATCTTCACCTTGATTTTGGTCAGGTTTAGTTTGGGTGGTCATTCGAATATATCACTTCGATAATATCTCTCTAAAACATTTATAATAACTTTTTAGGACATGAGGATCAAATAGGTGGGGTAAATATAACTAAGTAAAACAATTATCGTATTTCGAATTAAAAAATGTTTAAACATGGTTTCTCACGGTGTAAGTGTGAGAAGTGTCGCAACCAAGTTATGTAGAGGATATAATTAGGTGTCTGAACATGTATAAGCTATAGTGGTTCTTCAACAGGTTTGATAGGTATATCTCCATATGCTTTTATATTTGTATCTTCTTATCTTAAATTTCAATATTAAAATCTTAATGTTGTACTTTCTTCTCAACTGATAGCATGCAGATAGCCACCAACCAAATAGTTAATAATCCATCCATAACATAGCTAATGTTTTGCATAGGGTGGAAAAAATCCAATTTGTAGAATCCTTTCTTTTGAACTCCAAAAGGTATAAAATCTGATTAAATATGTTAAACATCAAatcttaatttttttaaaaaaaactaagTTACCCTTTAACTATTATAGTTTAATCGAAAGATCAGTTATATATTATATCATTTCCTGATGGGAAACAATCACTTTCCATCAATCAGTAATATATGTTACATACATCCAACTTCACTTCATTTCTTACTTTAAAAGAACTCACTTCAATCATTCCTCTATTTCCATACTGAATTCTTAGAATCTCAATACCACGTATAAGATACTAAGAATGAGCTCTAAAGATACGAATGGTGAGCTAGTGTTATGATGTATTATTACTAATGATTAGTGCGCAAAATTGATTTCTTGAGCTTCTCATTCAATAGGAAAGTTTCAACACTCCATAATTTTATCACTTCAATCTTTTACATTAAATACTAATCCAAAAAAGGAAAAACTGAGTGATCAATATGATCAGTGAACATCTGGTACATAATCGTTAGGACAATCATCAAAGTACATAAATTGGCCGGCCTTTATTACCCTAATGACACGTAAAAGACCAATTGGTGGTGTTCGATCAGACCTCTGTCACACAGGCAAATAATCTTTATCCCCTATATGTATTGGTTTGTTCATCTTAGTTATAATAAAGTATGTTTAAGGTGAAAAAGGatataagaaaggatcataattCCAAAAGTTCGTATAGTGGGTTACCCCCTAATCAATGTGGTTACCTTTAAACGAACAAGGAAAATCTCTATGCAATTTATAAGAACCATCACAATAGTCATGAATGAGGTTACTAACATAACGATTTCTAATATAAAACTACTTATATGCTCGCAATTCTTCGCAACATGTAAGGAAAGAAAATATCTAAAACAAAATGTACGATTTCAAGAAAAGCTTATGGATGAAATCATATACGCCGATATCACGTTCCAGAAATTCTTTAATGGTTTCGCCTTGATTGTGAACCACAGATTCGGGTCATCACATCATTCAGTGCAACAAAGACATGTCTTATCATTATAACTCAGATACAATACAGATATACTTAAAAATCTTATTACAACTACCCCACGGATCTAGGGATACACATATGGTCACTTTACCCCTCTCTAAACCTTATTACAAATCTTCATATTTATAATTCTTATACCAATTATTTAACAAGAGTGTAAAGTAGTTTTAGCGAGTACTTGTGGCACGGAGGATCTAGCTATGGCCGCATGTACTCGGAGTTTTCGCTTCCTCTTCTCTTGCAGCTTGGCGAGTTCATCATTTTCAAGTGTAACGGCTAAAAAGTGTAAAAGAGGGAGACTGAGCACTTAAAAAAGTCTAGAAAATTTTAGAACCTCCTTATAAACTACTCCCCTCTCTATAGTCTCGTGTAGAGATTGGTATTATAATCTAGAGATTACTATTAAAgtaaaaaataaaactaaatagtaaattatataattaaagtATATTAACGAAATGGGCCTTTAATGGGTTATTATCTATATTTTGGTTGAAAATAATTACAAGGACATAATTAATAATATCTCACTCGAATTATAAATACTGTTGAacattaatataaaaataatagtgtatccataatttaaattaaaagttACAACTTCCTATTCATGATAAATATAATTtaagagaataaaataaaattagaggCATCCTAATTAACATAAAATGATATTTAAATGAAGAGCACCTTTTTTGATGAAATATATTAATATAGTGAGATATACAGTTAAACtcgaaaaatatttttttggGATAAGATGGTATATACTAAATTATGGTATTCACCACTTAATACCATCCTaagataaaatgataaaataacaaGATTAAGATATCTTTACTAAAAATTTGGGGGTTAATAcaaatatcaatatttatattatttaatatccTTATTTTATTAGTtagtaatttaaaattaatatagatattattatttaattttaatcaAAAGAGTATTTTATATCTAATAAATAGCCACAAATTTGTTATTATAACAACACAATAATGAATTAAAATTACAATTAAAAGAACTCATAAATGATCCCATTAATTAAGAGTTTGATAAAAATAATTCCATTATATGAAAAGATATTATTAGgcttaaatttaaaatttttaccccttgattaactccacTCCAAAGATTATTAATCCACTTTTGATTTCTATTACTACCCAAAATCAATAATCCTAAATTTAGTTGTTGTTTTGTGAGAATGAATTTGTAGTCTTCACAATAATTCTAAAACCAATTCAATCAATCAAAGTATTAGGGAAGAAGTGCTTAGCCCCTTAACAATATAGATGTAAATAAGTCTAGAAAACTCCAAACCTCCCCATAAAATACAACCCTCTTTATACTCTCTTCTAAAGATTACTATTATACTCAAGAGATTACTATTAAAgtcaaaataaaactaaatagtaaattatataattaaagtTCATTAAAGAAATGGGCCCTTAATGGGCTATTATCTATATTTTGGTTCAAAATAATTACAAGGCCATAATTAATAATAGCTCATTCGAATATTAAATACTATTGAacattaatataaaaataatagtTTATTGAGAATTTAAATTAAAAGTTACAACTTTCTATTCAATGTAAATATAATttaagataataaaataaaattagaggCATCGTAATTAACTTAAATGATATTTAAACAAAGAGCACCTTTTTAGATAAAATATATTAATGTAGTGAGATATATAGTTAAAATCGAGAAATAATTTATTGGGATAAGACTGTAGGTAGTATATAAAAGTATTCACCACTTAATACCATCTCaaaataaaatgataaaataaaaagATTAAGACATTCTCAATAAAACTTTGGCGGTTTTTACACCTCCCTTATGAACACTCGTCATGAACAAAGAGCGACATTTGATCCAAATTTTGCTTTACAGCTTTCGAAAAGATTCTTCCATCTTATGACTCCTTCAAAACCATTTTCATATTTCTACTTCTCAGAACCTTTACATTTTAATCCACTATTTTCACATATATATTTTCATAAATTATGTAATACTATATATCTTTAACGGTTGAATGTCAATATCATGATTATGCGCATAGTATTAACTTCTAAAAcataatgaatatattggagtCCTTATGGTATAACTAACTTATAGAAAATAATTACTAATTTCTTACTCAAGCGTCTCGAGTGGTTCTATATATCTTGTACCTAATTTTCATTTCCTTTTGTTAAACCTATCATACTTATCCATAATGATACGTTATATAACCGTTTGTTTTCAAAAATATAATCTTTATCCCTCTCTATCTACCTTAAGTTGTGTCTAGCCCCTTTTCGAATGATCTCAATAGTTTGTCTCTAATCATTATGCTGATCAATTCTAGGTAACTTTCACTTTAATTTTTCATTCCAAAGTATTGTATATCCTTGTGCACAAAAAGTTTCCTACTAGGCCTTGGCATTTATTTTCATAGGCAATCTCAGGCAATGGTAAATAATTATCTCAACTTCTTTGAAATCAAATGATTAATCTCGTAATAACTCGTATATAATATGAATGTCTTGTACAAAACCGTCACTTTGCGGGTAATAGTTGTATTCAGACGTACTCTAGTTCCAATATAATATTGAAATCTTCTCAAACAACGGTATTTTATTTATAACCGTAAATTCTTCCAAATACAAATTAACTTGTTTCTTATTTGAATGCTTCTAATTTCGTTGAAGAAATTGTACTAATAATAACTCATATCACATCATGATTACTACGATCCGCggtaaatttatttataaaatctatTACGATATGCTCTATTTTTTATTTGGAACTTTAATGGTTATAGTAATATATTCGGTCTTTAGTGTTCATCTTCAATTCACTAACCCTTGAAATGTTTAGTTTTCTAACTCAAAATTTCTATTTTTAAATTAGGTCTCGAATAGTCTCTTTAATATCCTAGTCTATATTGGTACTTCTCGTATGAATAGAATATCGTGAATTGTATATTTCACTCACAATTATTCATTTAATCTTGCATAATCTAGAGTAAAAATTTGGAAACAATTCTTTAAAttcatttatcatccttcttACTCAAGAGAACTCTTCTTATCAGGACTGTCTTCTTATCAGTTCAGTCCGCTTTTTTAATTACTTTTCATTGGTCGACTTATTTTCTCGGTCAATTGGACTACACAACTATTTAAATCATTTTCCAATTACGTGAACTCAACTCTTGACTCTAGTTAATAACTTCATAATTCCTTTGGTCACCTTCATCAAAGAGCCTAAAATCTCCGGCCTTTTTTTATAACTTACAGTATACAAAACAGTATTACCTCTTTTGTAAGAAACTCAACGTCAAAAGTTGAATATCTCAGTTATACTCTTTCAATAGTCTCGAAGTATAAGAAACTCATTTTTCCTATTGTGTCGATACACATCTTAGTCCTTTATGTAGTTCATTGAAATATTACCAAAATTCATATATCATAAAGTAGTTTTAACACTTTTACTAATAAAACCTCATCTTTAATTTCACTCAACTATCTCGTCTTTGTTACTGGTTCACAATCTTGGAAACATATCTTACGCAACCTTTTCAAGTATCCTCAAACTCTAAGAACACTCCAAGCTACATCATCATTTTAACACTTTTCAAATATAACAGTGCTTCAATGTTATCAAGGTCTATAAACACTCATATACTAATAAGcataaatcctaaaataatttaaGAATCTTTTATTGAATTAATCACATATTCTTAAGAATTTTCCTTAACATCATTGCGTAGTATTTTCACTATATTACCTTTGAAGTTGGTATGATCTCTTAAATCTTATGTACATGATAATATCATTATGTCATCATAAATCCTAATTACAACGTCTCTTAAAGTTGGTATGATCCTATCTCCCCTTATTTGTTTATTCTGTGTGCGGAAGGATTGCCAGCCATGATTAAGAAGTATGAGATGAGGAAACAAATCCAAGGAATAAAAATTTGCACGGGGATCCGAGCATAACCCACATGCTCTTTGCCGACGATTGTTATCTTTATTACAAAGCAGATGAGCAAGGTGCAGGTAGAATGATGGATCTTCTGTAGAAATTCGAAGCTGCTTCAGGATAGAAGATTAATCAGGAAAAATTATTGAATATAATAAAGATAGGATATGCCAATTAATGCGAATTGTGGAGGTAGGAGATAATACCATGTATCTGGGGTTTCCTAATATGCTGGGTAGAAACAAAAACTCATTGTTGAATTTTCTTAAAAGTAAAGTTGAAGCTCGGATTCAATGTTGGGATGGTAGTGTTATTACTCAAGGTGGAAAAGAGGTCCTAATCAAATCGGTAGCGCAAACCCTGCCCAGCTATGCAATGTCTGTTTTTTTGTTACCCATGGAAGTCTCGAAAGATATCGAGAGGCAACTTATTAAAAACCGGTGGTGCTCGAATACCAAGAAAAATCGATCAATTCACTGGATGGGATGGGAGATATTGAGTAACCACAAATCAGTAGGGCGTATGGGATTCCGATATCTCAGAGATTTTAATTAAGCACTTCATGGAAAATAGGGTTGGCGATTTATGATACGCACGAGGGCTTAGTAAGCAGAGTTTGTAAGACCTATTATTTTCCTACCAGGAGCTTCTTGGAGTCAACAAGGGGTAATAACTCAAGCTATATCTGGAGAAGTATTTGGGAGTCAAGGTATGTTCTTAGAGCTGGCTTGAGGTGGGTGATTGGTTCTGAAAATGATATCAGTATTTTAGGACAACCTTGGGTGGGTGATGATGTCAATCCGTATGTCTTAACGGACCCAATGCATCTGACAAACTACCCGATAGCGAATCTGTTTGAATGTAATAAAAGGGAGTGGGATGTGGAGGTAGTAAAAGACATGTTTGATAGTCGGGACCAGGGTGGTATCCTCAACACAAAAATTGGCGGAGCTGATATTCATGATCATTTATACTGGTGTAAGGAGAATTTGGGAATATATTCTGTAAGGAGTGTGTACAGGTTACTGCAATTTCAAAAAGGTTTGTGGAATGTTCAAGATAATAATAGTCTATGGAGAAAGATTTGGTAAGTAAAAGCTCCAATGAAGGTTCTGAATTTTATATGGAGAACAGTCTCAAATGTCTTGCCTACTAGAAGTTTGCTAGTGATTAAATGTGTTCCAGTTCAGAACGTGTGTCCATTCTGTAATACTAATGATGAGTCAGTAATTCATATTCTTGTCTGATAGAAATGGACATGAAGAAGATTGTATATTACTAATAGAGAATGTTTATACAGCATCAAGTTGGAGAACTAACAGAGTTTGTTACATCTCAGTGAATTGATTTACCTCTCCTCTACTAACAAATACTGACAATATATTGCTCTAACAATCTCAACTAACTTAGATGATAAGGCTTGCTGAGCTGTCACTATTTACTAAACTGTATGAGTAGCTGTGATAACACCTTTATAAGTAACATCCCCCTCCAAGTTAGGTGTTGAGAACAAATTGCAGACACCTAACTTGGAAAGAAGATAAGAAAGCAGAGAAGAACCCAGAGCTTTAGTAAACACATTAGCAGTTTGCTCAATAGAAGGAACATGCTAAGTGGTAACTAGATCTTGCTGCAACTTTTGACAAACCAAGTGACAATCAATGTCAATATGCTTGGTACGTTCATGAAAAATAGGGTTTGAAGCAATGTGCAATGTAGACTTGTTGTCACAGAATAGAGTAATGGGGGTTAAATGAGACACAGACATTTCAGTAAGCAGGGAGACAATCCAGGTAAATTCGAAACAAATATCTTCCAAGGCACGATACTCTTCCTCGGCCGAAGATTGAGAAACAATATGTTGTTTCTTACATTTCCAAGAGACTAAAGAATCCCCCAGTAGCACACAATAACCTGTAAGGGACAATCGAGTATTAGGGCCACTAGCCCAGTCAACATCACAATAGGACGTGATGGACAAATAAGGATGGAGGAGAACAACAGTCCCTGACCATAACTGCCATGAAGATACTTCACATCTTTGAGAGTAGCATGCCAATGAGCCTCCCTGGGTGTATTCATGAATTGAGCTAAGAAATGCAGTGGATAAGATAAGTCGGGACGAGTAATAGTATGATATATAAGACGACCCACAAGCCGACGATAAGGAGTGACATCAAGTAAAAAGGAGGTCGTGTCATCTCCCAACAATATATGATATTGTTCCATTGGAATACATGTAGCCTACATCCCAAACACCCATGTATCTTTAAGAATATCAACAATGTACTTGTGTTGCGTCACAAAAATCCTGTTAGAGGAATGAGATAATTTAAGGCCCAAGAAATAAGTAAGATGACCCAAGTCCTTGATCTTGAAGTCGTGACCCAAGAACTGAACTATATCTCATCAAGTAAATCTGAAATATTACCAGTTAAGAGCATGTCATCGACATAGATGAGCAGAAACACAATAGTTTTACCTCAAGAAAAATGAAACAAACTCGAATCACAAACAATCTGCACAAACTCAAACTTCAATAATGCTGAAGACAGGGCAAGAAACCACTGCTGTGGAGCTTGCTTGAATCCATAGATGGATTTGAGCAATCGACAAACCAACCGTTGTCCTGTAAACTGAGATTCAGTAGCAACAGGTGGAGAATATCTAGGTGGTAATGCTATGTACACCTCTTCACCCAACACACCATGTAAAAAGGCATTGGTGATGTCAAGCTGTTTGAGAGACCGGTTACTTTTAGCTGCCAGGGTAAGTAAAATACAAAGAGTGGACATtttagcaactagtgcaaatatttcaaaatagTCCAATGTTTCAAAATAGTCAAATCCTTCCCTTTAAGTGAAGCCTTTGGCAACCAAATGAGCCTTGTAGCGATCCACCTCACCAATAGGTAAATATTTTACCTTAAACAACCATTTGCACCCCCAAAATCTTTTTACCGGGAGGTAGGGGCTGCAACTGCCATGTATAATTGGCCTCAAGAGCTGCTAACTCTACATTCATTACTTCACACTAATTAGAGTGTTACACTGCTTGCTTATAAGTTGTAGGTGCACTTATACTTGTAAGTGAAAAACCAGACAAGTAATTTATGAGTGAAACATATGAAGTTGATGATGTTGACTTAAGTTGAATCTTATCAACCAAATTAGTAGGTAAGCTAGTAAATTCAGTGAACTTGGCTGGTAATTGACGAGCTCTTTGAGGTCTGTCAACAACTCCAGGTTGATTATTAATCACATGTGAGGTACCATCATCTGAAGTTAGAACTTGAACTGTTGGAACAGCTGGAACCTGAGCTGTCACAGTTGGATAAGTGGGTACATTGTCAGCAATAAGGATTGTAGTGTCTACAGTGTCTGCACGAGGCACACTATACAAAGGATCACACTCTTCATAGCTCTGAGTGTAAGGAAATAACTGAGACAAAGTTGGAGTATTCATTTCTTTAAATGGAAAGATTGACACATAGAAAACAACATCTCGTGACACAAATGTTTGTTTGGTTTGTAAATCTAGGATTCGATATCCTTTCTTGGAAAAAGGATAACCAACAAACACTCCTTTCACTGCACGAGGAGCCAACTTGTCAGTAGGATGAGGTACCACAGTAGAAAAACTGAGATACCCAAACACCCTTAGATCAAGAAAATTTGGCGGAGTACCAAACAATATTTCATAAAGCGTGAGACCATTTAATTGAGCGGAATAAGTTCTATTAAGAATATATGTAGCAGATAACAAGCAATCACCCCAAAAACATAGAGGAATAGAGAAATAAAACCGTAATGCTCTAGCAATATTGAGGAGAGTATAGTGCTTTCGTTCTGACTAAACCATTCTGCTGAGGCGTGTAAACACATGTCGTTTGTTGGACAACTCCCTTGCTAGCCAACTAATCTGCCAATTCTTTATTTACAAATTCCAAACCATTGTCAGAACGAATGATCTTAATCGAAGTAGAAAACTAATTTTCAACATAAGCCATAAAAGCTTTGACAGTGAATACAACATGTGATTTAGAAGATAACAGATAGACCCAAGTTGCCTTAGACTTGTCATCAATAATGGTAAAAAATATAGTACAATTGTTGTGAGTTTTGTGACGAAATGTACCCCAAAGGTCAATATGAATAAGCTTAAAAATAGATTGAGATACAGTATTACTGGTGGGAAACCTATGTCTAGTTTGCTTTACCAATATACAACTGGCACACTAGGAAGACTTTTGTGAAACACGTCAAAAGGAAGTAACTGTAAGACAGGAGATGGTACATGCCCTAAACGATGATGCCACAAGACTGCATTACTCACACTGGAAGCACAAGCATTAAGCATAGAAGTAGTTTGCACCTGAGCCTGATGCTCAATAAGCTGGGCTTGACTAAGTAAATATAGACCATTGAGTTCTTTATCAATCATGAGAGCCCTCTCCCAAGTGGGACCCTGAATAAAGCAGAGTTGAGAAGTAAAGGTAGCAGCACATTGAGTATCACTAAGTAGTTTAAATACAGATAGAAGATTATATGTAAAGGCAGGCACATATAACACATTATGAAGATAAACATCAGAACTAAGGACCACTTCCAACTAAGATAATTGAAGCACTATTCCCATTAGGAAGATGAAGTGTAGACTGAACTGATCTAGCATCATGTAAAAGATGTGCAAAAGGTGTTATGTGATCCGTAGCACATGTATCAATAATCCATTGATCTGACTTGAAGGACAATGAGGAATCCACATTGTTAACATAGTGGAAAACAATACCTGCAAATTGTGAACTGTTCATAGAGGGAAACCAGATGTTGACTTGAGACTCTGTATCAGATGTTGACAGAGATTTTTGTAAGTACATGAGCAGTTGTTTGCATTGGGTATCTGTTAAGGCCAAATTATCAGAAAAATTGGACACTGCAGGCTATTCTTGAGTTACTGTCTGCAAAACCTCTGTATTTAAAACTAGTGCCACAAAAATGGCTTTGTTGTTGCTATTATTAGACACAAATCGTGGTTTAGGTTTAGGTTTTCCAAAAAATCGGTGCCAAGAGGGATAACCATGTAGACAATAACATTTTTCTTTTGTATGGCCTGGCATATGGCAAAACTCACAAAGAACTTGATCTTTATTCTCCTGAACATTTCGTCGAACACCTTTACCAGCCTAATAATGAGTGCCAGTAGTTTCAACAGATATTGAAACTGATTCAGGTACAACTGAAGAAGACAGAGCAACAGATATCTAATTTTCTTCTTGAAGTAAAAGAGAGTAACATTGATTTAATATGAATGCAAAGGCTTCATCATCAAAATCTGGCCTCGAATTCCAGTAAATTGCTCAGTTAAGCCCATCAAGAACTGTGAGATCTTAACATCTTGCTCATAAGCATCTAGATTAGCATTAACCGCACACTTAAAAAGTGTACAGGTACAACGCAGCTTAATAACCATACATTCAAGTTCATCATTAACAGCTCTAAACTTAGCAAAGTAACCAGCAATTGACAAATTTCCATGTGTAACATGCGATATCTCATATCAAAGTTGAAAAAGCTTAGGAACGTTACTTTGAGCATAGCGAATTGCAAGATCAATCCAAATATCCATTGCAGATTTCATGTAAACAACACTATTACGTATTCCGACAGAAATTGAGTTAAGGAGCCAAGATGTTACCATATTGTTACGACGAATCCAGTGCATAAATAACGGAGAAGTAGAAacaggcttgacacaagttccatcAATAAAATCGAACTTCAATTTAGAGGATAACGCTATCTCCATCGATCTGCACCACTGATTATAATTGCTCTCACTCAAAATGACAGGAGTAAGTTGCATACCAGGACTATCAGATGAATGAAGATAGAATGGATGATTAACATTAACAATTGATGATCATGATGTAGATGTTGATCCAATAGTAGCAGATGCATAAGATGCAGAGGTCGTCGTCATTGTAGAAGATGAATGATAAATTCAACAGAGAATGTATGTAACGATAAGAAACAATCAGAGATGTGAAAATGACCAAACAAAATAAATTTGAGCTATATCAGATGAGAAATTGAGTGAAGATATATTTAATTCATCACAGATTCATCATGAAAATGATGAAAGCATATCAAAAATGAAGCATAAAGCTCTGACACCATGATAGAAATGGACATGAAGAAGATTGTATATTACAAATAGAGAATGTTTATACAGAATCAACTTGCAGAACTAACAGAGTTTGTTACATCTCAGTGAATTGATTCACCTCTCCTCTACTAATAAATACTGACTATATATTGCTCTAACAATCCCAACTATCTTTGATGATAAGGCTTGCTGAGCTGTCACTATTTACTAAA
This sequence is a window from Apium graveolens cultivar Ventura chromosome 9, ASM990537v1, whole genome shotgun sequence. Protein-coding genes within it:
- the LOC141684940 gene encoding uncharacterized protein LOC141684940 → MRIVEVGDNTMYLGFPNMLGRNKNSLLNFLKSKVEARIQCWDGSVITQGGKEVLIKSVAQTLPSYAMSVFLLPMEVSKDIERSFLESTRGNNSSYIWRSIWESRYVLRAGLRWVIGSENDISILGQPWVGDDVNPYVLTDPMHLTNYPIANLFECNKREWDVEVVKDMFDSRDQGGILNTKIGGADIHDHLYWCKENLGIYSVRSVYRLLQFQKGLWNVQDNNSLWRKIW